The sequence below is a genomic window from Ipomoea triloba cultivar NCNSP0323 chromosome 10, ASM357664v1.
ATTAGTTCATGGAACACAATGATAACTGGTTATGCTCAAAATAGCGATATTGTTAGTGCAAGGAGTTTGTTTGATTGTATGCCTATGCGCGATTGCATTTCTTGGGCTGCAATTATTGCAGGGTATGCTCAATGTGGTAATAGTGAGGAGGCATTGCACATGTTTGTGGAAATGACAAGAGATGGAGAGAGGCTTAATAGGTCATCATTTACATGTGTCATAAGTACATGCGCTGACATTGCAGTTTTTGAGTTGGGAAAGCAGATACACGGCAGACTTGTAAAGGCAGGATATGAATCAGGTTGTTATGTGGGGAATGCACTCCTAGCAATGTATTGCAAGTGTGGAAGCATTGGAGAGGCACTTGATGTATTCAAGGGAATAGCAGAGAAGGATGTGGTCTCTTGGAACACGATGATTGCTGGTTATGCAAGGCATGGATTTGGCAAAGAAGctcttgatttttttaaaatgatgaaGGACTTTGGTATCAAACCTGATGATGTTACCATGGTAAATTTTTATGTTCAGCTTTTTGTAAATTGCATTTCAAAAAAACAACACCACCACCCAGGCATATCTCTAACAAAAGGGCCAAGGCTAATACTCATAGCTAGTTTGTATTTCGGGTTTCTCCCTCAGTtcttaaaaaaaactaaactgtagatatattaatacaaaaaaaaaatgtacataaataattacAAGGCTGTCAAAAGCATCACTGACATATAACCAGACAGCCAATTAAAACTTGAAGGGATATCAAATTACAAAAACTGTGCAAATGAACTAAACCCCCAAAGTTGCATTTAATTGATAGTAGTATAGAGTCATGCTAGTCATGGCAAGGGCATATGGCATATGTTAAATGGGCTTTGAGTAAATTGGACCTTGAATTGGTCCCAAGGGTTCATTAGTGCTCCAGGATTTTTCATCTCATGCATCACCTCCAGATCCTATGCTTGAAGTGAGATGGAGCTAACCTTAAATGGCTGTTACTTGGCTACCTTTATTCTATAACTGTCTAGCAGACTTGGTCTTACTAgccacacacatacacacacttGTCAATTCTTTTAGTTAAACACTAAAACAGCTACTTACTCAAAGATACggctttatttttattgtgaTCCTTAGAACTAACTCAACTAAGTCATTTTATATCAATGTTTATTTTGCAAACCATAATTAGGGGagacatttttctttttctagtaATTAGCTACTATTTCTGATGTAAGCTTTTCTTAAGTatgcatgcatttttttttcttgatataATGATGATTAGAATTGACTCATTGGCTTATGTTATTTAGATTGGAGTACTGTCTGCATGCAGTCATACTGGCTTGGTTGACAGGGGAATGGAATATTTTTATTCTATGAAGGTAGACTATGGGATAGTTGCAAATTCAAAGCACTACACTTGCATGATTGATCTCTTGGGTCGAGCTGGACGCCTAGATGATGCTCAAGACTTAATCAAGAGCATGCCCTTTGAACCAGATGCTGCCACTTGGGGTGCTCTCCTTGGGGCAAGCAGGATGCATGGAAATACAGAATTAGGAGAAAAAGCTGctgaaaatatttttgtattggaGCCTTGGAATGCAGGGATGTATGTTCTTCTGTCTAACTTGTATGCAGCTTCTGGTAGATGGCGTGATGTTAGTGAGATGAGATTAAAACTGAGAGATACTGGTACAAGGAAAGTTCCTGGGTACAGCTGGGTTGAGGTACAAAACAAGATTCATATATTTTCAGTTGGGGACTCCACACATCCTGACAGTGCTAGAATATATGCTTTCTTGGAAGACTTAGAACTACGAATGAAGCATGAAGGCTATGTGGTTGCTACAAAATTAGTCTTGCATGATGTGGATGAGGAGGAAAAGGCACATATGCTGAAGTATCATAGTGAAAAATTAGCTGTTGCATTTGCAATTCTGAATGTACCCACTGGGAGACCAATTCGTGTGATAAAGAATTTAAGGGTTTGTGGAGACTGTCACACTGCAATCAAACTCatatcaaagattgttgggagATCAATAATTCTACGGGATAATAACCGTTTTCACCATTTCACTGATGGTATATGCACCTGTGGGGATTATTGGTAAGAGCAAAGTGTTGCTGGTTTAACATATATGGGTAAAGCCATGAAGATACCATTGCTTTCAAATTTAGTCCTCATGATTTTCTGAATATATTGTGCTACCAGTCACAATAGTTTGCTCAGTGGTCATTCTCAATGCCTCTTGAAAGGATAGGAAGGGAAAGCTCCACTCTAATCCTTTCCTAATCCAGAAAATAGAGGACATCTTTCATAGGAAAACATACAAACTTCTTTTGAAGTTTGAGCGCTTAGGTGAGTATTACAAGTTGGTCAATGAGAGTTGCTGTCAAGGATGTAAATGATCTGTTGCCAGTGCAAAGGAAAAAGGATTGGCAGTTATGTATTGCAGTTCAAACTGCTAGGCTTAATGACTTAAGTGCCCTCTAAAGATCTGACAGCAGCCTTTGTGAATACATGGAACCTATGATGCAGTGAAGCAGCAGAGGTCAAATTGATATCAAATGGTACATTTTAAGGGAAAAGCTTGAAGTGATGATTCATCGGGAGTGTCATTCAAGTTTTGCATCTTATTAGGAACCCGCATCAGATGACTTTGGGGGATGAAGAGGAAGTCTTGAAGTTAGGCTTAGAAAACAAGGTACTTTTGCAATGGACAATAATTCCTTTCATGTCATTATATACAAGATCTCAGTTACATTTTGTAATTTGAAGTCAAAGttcttatattataaaattgttaAGTCTTGCCAAAATAAAATTCCAAAATGAGAACAAGCAAAACAGAAGAAAATGTAGAATGGTAAAACACTAActactctctctctatatatatatactatatagagTACTAAAATTGTTTGTGGATATATAGGAAATCATGTGCAGGAAATGAGAGAGTCATTACAGACAGCGCAATTTAAAGCCAGTTAATACAGTTAGCAACAGTGTACTACAATCTTAACCAAGTTTTATAGTGCAGCAAACATTAActtctaaaatgttaaattaaccactgtttaaaagtttaggatcctagatttttcttttttatcagATTCCAATTGTTGCTTTCTAGTTTGCGCTTTGGGCCATTCCTCATATCAACAACTGTCTTGTTTTGCTCCCAATTACTGGGTCGAGTGGTTCCTGGTCCAGGTTTGTGCACCTGACCATTCCTGCGATCAGCAGTTTTCATTGCATTCTGCACCCAATTGTTTATTTGAGGTTTGTGGTCTGGAACGTTTCTATAATCAGTTTCACCCATCTTGTTTTGCTCCCAGGTGCTGATTTCAGGTTTGCAAGTTAGTTCCTTTCTAGGTCCACCAACTGTCCCATAAGAATTGAAGCTAACTGTTGCAGTCTGCAAATAAAGAAGAATATGCCAAGGCTTAAGCCGATGCAAAAATAGTGCATTACCAGAAACtttataataatttcaattaacaACATAAAGAGAAAATGAACTCATGCCTCTACAAGCATTTCAATCTTGACTAATTTACATAACACAAAAGTTCTTGTGGCTTACCTGACTGCTTGTTTGGCCTTGAAGCAGATTCTTGGAGACCTGAATGCTAGCTTGATATAGAGGTGAGTTTTCTGGTGCCTTCTCTAGTTGTTTTGATAAACTGTCTGCTCCTACAATCATGACTTTAAGGTGAGTATCCAGAAGCTTTAGCTAAATATTAATTGGGAATTCAAAAAGCATGATTTACCCTTAGACTTATCTGAAAAAGCATGATCTTTTTCCTTTCTGGTTAGTGAATAAAGATCATGCTTATTATTGGACTTGATAATGTTTGACATACGTTCTGCATCCGTCTCTTCAAGTATTTTCTCAGGTTAGATTAAATAGTACACAAATTAGGAACAGAAATTGTAATTTGAAGTCTGAAAATATACCAAGAAGTGATCTAATAGCAACACGGGCCGCTAGTTGTTCTGCCATTTTCTTGCTTCCTGCGACCTCGCCAGTGTAAGTTTTGCCCCCAAATACCATGTAAGAGAGGTACACCAGGCATGGCCCTGCTGGATTGATGGTCTTAAATGATGGCATCCCTAGGTTGTTCTTGAGAGCATACTGATACAACAAAGACTTGCAAAACCTAGGCTCCTGAGTTTAATGtgaaaaagaacaaataaaAACATAGGGTCTTGGTTTCAGGAAAAAGAGAACAGAAgaaatttttgtatcagcttGTATGCAGTTTATAACCAAATGCTGTGCATACCGTGTAAATGGTTGGAGAGCCTGTATCATTGATCTGTTTGCTTAAGCTTTCTAGTGCAAGTCTTGCAGCTTCTTGTTCAGCTTGTTTTCTGGTGGGGAAGGTACACTTGGCTTCATATGTTCTTCCATCAACCAAAACTGTTGATCGAAAACTCGGGGAATGTGGCAAGCCTTCATTAACATTTTTATAGCTTGGCAGTGGAAGGCCCAGCTTTTGAGTATACTCTTGTAATCGATTCTTATACATCAGAATGtcttgaaaaaagaaaaaaaaaaaaaagaatttgtttaattttgagaaaaaagatCAACACTAGTTCATAAATTCTTGGAGCTTGTGAGTATACTCTTGTGAATGCATGCCCCACTTTAGCAAAATTActtgttttgaatttcatgaAAATGAAAACTGCATTCATGACAGGGCAATCAAGAAGATGATAGTGATTGAATATGCATACCTTCATTTGATGTGGAAATTGCCATTCTTGAGCTTACCTTCCTCAATCCTCACAGTGAAGCCACAAAAGAGATTATGATTAAGAGATAAGTACTTCTGTTTCTGGGTTATAAATGGGTTCTTGTACTATGGATAATGTGAAATGCATGATGTACTTTTTGCAGGGAAAAACTAATTCTGAATAATTCCCCCTTTAttagtatttttctttcttacttttaaatgttttttttcatCCTAAGTTATTTTAGTGGTTTGCTTTTTTCTATGTATTCTTGTTGTGCAATTCTACAGAGAGGATACATTTCTTGAAAGTGTACAGAGTTTGGAGGACATAAATACTTcatgagaaaaaaatgttgagtcatttaaatatgatgtatgaataattaataagagcaaatatcatttttagtccctcaattataatatatgtatcaattttggtctttgactattaaaaatttcaaattaggtgcatgactattcaatttgtatcacatttggtccttgactattaacattttcaaattaggtgcatgactattcattttgtatcacatttggtcctgtcgttaaattttccggccaaatttccggcaAAGTCACCGAtgaccgactaatttatttaatttttattttaaaaattattttaatacttcgtaacttttaaataaaaaaaaacttaaaaataaaaaataacaataaaaaaaactagaaaacgccggtcacccccgatgacttcgccagaaaatttaacggcagggccaaatgtgatacaaaatgaatagtcatgcacctaatttgaaaatgttaatagtcaaggaccaaaagttatacaaattgaatagtcatggacctaatttgaaatttttaatagtcaaggaaaaaaattgataaatttattatagttgagggactaaaaatgatattttctctaattaataattagagATGATGGTGTTaactttgttaattttaaagttattatttattgaaaagATTAAGTTTccaattttattgaatttttaacttaattaattttttataaagagAATATGACTTTTGAGTcatattgactctgttacaatgtagtatatgttcatagctactttctcaacctactgaaagtAGGTCAAcaacaccgggtgccactagaccacaaggtctttggtttATAAGGGGAATAtgactatttatttattatgagaGGAAATGGATAAGAATCTTTTACGATTTTAgaactctttttattttttatttcgtttttttttttttttttttttttttttttcctaaaaggAAAGTTGCAGAAGAGAATGATCAACAAAAGTTGGTAGGAATTATCTAAACATGTGActtaaaaataatgaatatgACAAATAAAACCTAATGGATCTTAGTAATTTAGTTCGTTCGTGGGtgtttttaattaatgagaGATCTTGAGtcaaaatttattatgaatttatatatatttttttgctcccaaacaatttatattttaattttctcaaaCGTTGTTGCTTTAAATTACTTATCTAAAGTAATCTTCTAACACTTGTATCTTGAATTTATAAAACATAAGTCTTACTATTATGATGCACTTACAATGTAAGAATTATGCAAAAGGATGTAAATGCCATCTTGCATTGTTCAACttcaattatcattttttttccgATCAATTAGGAAGGAGACCCCGAAAGATATTAGTTCTAAAATCTAAATGCTTTCCCTCACTCTATGAACACTATGAACACTAGTGTTTCACATCCTGAGATCTTCCATTCCCTATCCACCCATCTAGCGGCATCCTCAATATAAGCACGGATGGGTCCTCTCGAATTAGTTGTCTCACATATCCACTTGATCACGTTCCTAGCATTGGATTAGAACTCAATATCTAGGATGCCTTTCTTCCAAGCCCACTCTGTGCCCTTAACAATAGCTACAGCTTCAATTAGGGAAGCATCACTAACCAATTTTTGAGATTAGCTTGGTTCCACCCCTGGCACTCTTGCAGTTCGCACAGCTTCCCTCCATGGAAACCCTGCATATTTTGTTCATGgttttttaacaaattataaGCAGTTTTGACAGAAGAGAACAAACCTGTTGTAGTAGGCACCCATGTGGTCTCGTCGCACTCATCCCCATCTATCTTTGGAAAAATGACAGAAATGTAAGTGCATGGCATTCTATTGACAAAAATGTGAACgaatataataattgataaaaatgtgaaaaactcAGTTCTAAAATGTGTTCCTTGTCAGAACTGGTCAAACACAAAACGCAAGTGAGACTTGTGTTTTTCGAAAAACGCAAGTCTCACTtacgttaaatttttttatttttttttttggtctccGGCAACGTCGGAGAAGCCAGCGATGTCGCTGGCTTCTCCAGCGAAAGAGAAGCAGCGAGTCGATGGCTCCTCCCCATTgcgttaattttatttttttttggtcccTAGTTTCTCCGATGAAGGAGAAGCCAACCATGGTTGCTGGCTTCTCCTTCGCTAGAGAAGCTAGCAACCATCGCTGGCTTCTCCTTTGTCGGAGAAGCCGGCGACCAAATATGGTCGTCGgggaccaaaaaaaataaaaattgaaaaaacttAATGCCAGTGGGACTTGCGTTTTTCGAAAAATGCAAGTCCCACTTGCATCACTTGCATTTTGTGTTTCACCAGTTCTGACAAGGAATGCATTTGGGAACTGagtttttcatatttttgtcaattattaGATTCGTTCACATTTTTGTCAATAGAATGTCATGCACTTACATCTTCAATACTAATCAACGCAAATCTGTTGTTGATTGCTTCCTTTCGGCTTAGTTACCGTATCCCAGCATATaaggtgacattttttttgtttaatttcttgcgTGCTCCCCCAAAGGAAAACCCTAATCTTTTTGTTGATAGCTTCCCAAACACCCGCTGGCATTAGCATGGTTTGCATGTTGTAGTACT
It includes:
- the LOC116031953 gene encoding pentatricopeptide repeat-containing protein At4g02750, producing MRFRKVNSSTSSRFLHIDPISDLKAAKPLSLTPKVSEDAKPQHMAASVASSNIVKWNMSITKHMRNGECESALRLFKSMPRKNCVSWNSMISGYLSNNRFDLAHQLFNQMPQRDLVSWNVMLGGYVKNKNLGAARLLFDQMPKRDVVSWNTMLSGYAQNGHIDEARRIFDIMPVKNEISWNALLATYVQNGRIEAARRLFELKESWAVVSWNCLMGGYLKKRMLAEARAVFDRMPTRDKVSWNTMISCYAQNGELEEARRLFDESPVKDVFTWTSMVSGYVQNGRVEEARGIFDEMLVKNEVSWNAMIAGYVQCKRIDLARELFDAMPCKNISSWNTMITGYAQNSDIVSARSLFDCMPMRDCISWAAIIAGYAQCGNSEEALHMFVEMTRDGERLNRSSFTCVISTCADIAVFELGKQIHGRLVKAGYESGCYVGNALLAMYCKCGSIGEALDVFKGIAEKDVVSWNTMIAGYARHGFGKEALDFFKMMKDFGIKPDDVTMIGVLSACSHTGLVDRGMEYFYSMKVDYGIVANSKHYTCMIDLLGRAGRLDDAQDLIKSMPFEPDAATWGALLGASRMHGNTELGEKAAENIFVLEPWNAGMYVLLSNLYAASGRWRDVSEMRLKLRDTGTRKVPGYSWVEVQNKIHIFSVGDSTHPDSARIYAFLEDLELRMKHEGYVVATKLVLHDVDEEEKAHMLKYHSEKLAVAFAILNVPTGRPIRVIKNLRVCGDCHTAIKLISKIVGRSIILRDNNRFHHFTDGICTCGDYW
- the LOC116031954 gene encoding double-stranded RNA-binding protein 4-like isoform X2; this encodes MAISTSNEDILMYKNRLQEYTQKLGLPLPSYKNVNEGLPHSPSFRSTVLVDGRTYEAKCTFPTRKQAEQEAARLALESLSKQINDTGSPTIYTEPRFCKSLLYQYALKNNLGMPSFKTINPAGPCLVYLSYMVFGGKTYTGEVAGSKKMAEQLAARVAIRSLLETDAERMSNIIKSNNKHDLYSLTRKEKDHAFSDKSKDSLSKQLEKAPENSPLYQASIQVSKNLLQGQTSSQTATVSFNSYGTVGGPRKELTCKPEISTWEQNKMGETDYRNVPDHKPQINNWVQNAMKTADRRNGQVHKPGPGTTRPSNWEQNKTVVDMRNGPKRKLESNNWNLIKKKNLGS
- the LOC116031954 gene encoding double-stranded RNA-binding protein 4-like isoform X1; translation: MAISTSNEDILMYKNRLQEYTQKLGLPLPSYKNVNEGLPHSPSFRSTVLVDGRTYEAKCTFPTRKQAEQEAARLALESLSKQINDTGSPTIYTEPRFCKSLLYQYALKNNLGMPSFKTINPAGPCLVYLSYMVFGGKTYTGEVAGSKKMAEQLAARVAIRSLLETDAERMSNIIKSNNKHDLYSLTRKEKDHAFSDKSKGADSLSKQLEKAPENSPLYQASIQVSKNLLQGQTSSQTATVSFNSYGTVGGPRKELTCKPEISTWEQNKMGETDYRNVPDHKPQINNWVQNAMKTADRRNGQVHKPGPGTTRPSNWEQNKTVVDMRNGPKRKLESNNWNLIKKKNLGS